The following are encoded in a window of Mycobacterium decipiens genomic DNA:
- a CDS encoding cytochrome P450, with protein sequence MQETPIALLPLAPKNPLSYRQRARALRSFHTGMDHLRDAGGPVTRLTFGPKWLTPPVVVATSPEAIRDILTNKDGSIDKTTRVFSEFRRVLGANLFDLPHEAWLPRRRTLQPVFTKQQVAAFGGHMTEAAESVAAAWHDGATVNLDTECRTLTLRALGRSVLGLDLTNHAVDVGEPLRVALTYIAERAVRPVRAPAWLPTPARWRARTAAATLRGLAGAILQACRTDPGRDAPLVRALMQATDPVTGQRLTDQQIADELIVFLFAGHDTTATTLAYALWQLGRHADIQDRVAAEVARLPDRKLTPDDVGALPYTVQVLHEALRLCPPTATGSRMAIRDVEVAGYRVQAGTMLLFGRRAVQRDPALWEEPLVFDPDRFSPANTKGRVRWQYVPFGAGPRSCIGDHFAMLEATLGLATFIRRAEVHSLVNDFPLAAPLTVVAGGPIWARIRRRSMGTTWEPHK encoded by the coding sequence ATGCAGGAGACGCCCATTGCGTTATTGCCATTGGCTCCGAAGAACCCGTTGTCCTATCGCCAGCGCGCTCGCGCGTTGCGGTCGTTTCATACCGGCATGGACCACCTTCGCGACGCGGGTGGTCCGGTGACTCGACTTACGTTCGGGCCAAAATGGCTAACGCCCCCGGTGGTGGTGGCGACGTCTCCCGAGGCCATTCGCGACATCCTCACCAACAAGGACGGTTCGATCGACAAAACAACCCGGGTGTTTTCCGAGTTTCGTCGGGTGCTCGGGGCAAACTTGTTCGATCTGCCGCATGAGGCGTGGCTGCCGCGCCGGCGCACGTTGCAGCCGGTGTTTACCAAACAGCAGGTCGCGGCATTCGGTGGACACATGACCGAGGCCGCCGAGTCGGTGGCGGCGGCTTGGCACGACGGTGCGACGGTCAATTTGGACACCGAGTGCCGCACCTTGACGTTGCGAGCGTTGGGGCGCTCGGTGCTGGGGCTTGACTTGACCAATCACGCCGTCGACGTCGGTGAGCCGCTGCGGGTTGCGCTGACCTATATTGCGGAGCGGGCGGTGCGGCCGGTGCGGGCACCGGCGTGGCTTCCGACGCCGGCGCGCTGGCGCGCCCGCACCGCCGCGGCGACTTTGCGGGGGCTTGCCGGCGCCATTCTGCAAGCGTGCCGTACCGATCCCGGCAGGGATGCACCGCTGGTGCGGGCCTTGATGCAGGCCACCGACCCGGTTACCGGCCAGCGGTTGACCGATCAACAGATCGCCGACGAGCTGATTGTGTTCTTATTCGCCGGTCATGACACCACCGCGACGACTTTGGCGTATGCGCTGTGGCAGCTGGGCCGGCATGCCGATATCCAGGACCGCGTCGCCGCCGAGGTGGCCAGGCTGCCCGACCGGAAATTGACCCCCGATGATGTGGGGGCGCTGCCGTACACGGTGCAGGTGCTGCACGAGGCTTTGCGACTGTGCCCGCCGACAGCCACCGGATCGCGGATGGCTATCCGTGACGTCGAGGTCGCCGGCTACCGGGTCCAGGCCGGCACGATGCTGCTCTTCGGGCGCCGCGCCGTGCAACGAGATCCGGCATTGTGGGAAGAGCCGCTGGTGTTCGATCCGGACCGGTTCAGCCCGGCGAACACGAAAGGCCGCGTGCGATGGCAGTACGTGCCGTTCGGCGCCGGCCCCCGGTCGTGCATCGGGGATCATTTCGCGATGCTCGAGGCCACCCTGGGGTTGGCGACGTTCATCCGGCGAGCTGAAGTGCACTCGCTGGTCAACGATTTCCCGCTGGCGGCACCGCTCACCGTTGTGGCCGGCGGCCCAATTTGGGCCCGCATCCGTCGGCGGAGCATGGGCACAACCTGGGAGCCACACAAGTGA
- a CDS encoding putative bifunctional diguanylate cyclase/phosphodiesterase, whose product MSRTLDELVTAVASELMAVTAATAVPISELVLADLAEHFGIDASFLRHNDHDIHATRLIAYWPPRDSVPEPDPIGLVYFCDADPVFAMSENFKEPMVLRPEPANVDYQRRIEEGTAVPAVSLACVPLLSGEITTGVLGFVKYGDREWSPGELHALQAIATLFAQVQARIVAEEQLRYLADHDDLTGLLNRRALIAHLDERLAGGRRGPVTLLFLDLDRLKAVNDYLGHNAGDRLIEVFADRLRQAAGDPAIIARFGGDEFVVVPAAPISVDAAEAFAHRLQARLEKHVVIDGETLTRTVSIGVANGIPGRDSTSDLLRWADHAALAAKAGGGGKVVVLSHEISARHVLQTDVELHLEGMTESDLVLHYLPEVDMRTGRILGAEALVRWQHPTRGLLFPDSFIRVAESINLAGKLGRMVMRLACAEFSQWRTASVGCNALLRINVSPVQLVAEGFVDTVAGTLDQFGLDSDLVCLEITESAVVQDIEPTRRTLAGLKEVGVHLAIDDFGTGYSVLTHLKSLPVDTIKIDRGFVTELGSNASDLAIIRAIMALAKEFELEVVAEGVETAASAQELLALGCYRAQGFLFSRPVDGAAMKSLLGKGVIPVARPLG is encoded by the coding sequence ATGAGCCGCACCCTGGACGAGCTGGTCACCGCGGTGGCCTCGGAGCTAATGGCGGTCACCGCCGCCACCGCGGTCCCAATCAGTGAACTGGTGCTCGCTGACCTGGCGGAGCACTTCGGCATCGACGCGAGCTTTCTTCGCCACAACGACCACGACATTCATGCGACCAGACTGATCGCATATTGGCCGCCGCGCGACTCCGTGCCAGAACCCGACCCGATCGGCCTGGTGTATTTCTGCGACGCCGACCCGGTCTTCGCGATGTCCGAAAACTTCAAAGAACCAATGGTTTTGCGTCCCGAGCCGGCAAATGTGGACTACCAGCGGCGCATCGAGGAGGGCACCGCCGTGCCGGCCGTTTCCCTGGCATGCGTGCCGCTGCTGTCCGGGGAAATCACGACCGGTGTGCTCGGATTCGTCAAGTACGGCGACCGGGAGTGGAGCCCCGGCGAGCTGCACGCGCTGCAAGCGATCGCAACCCTGTTCGCCCAGGTGCAGGCCCGCATCGTTGCCGAAGAACAATTACGCTACCTAGCCGACCACGATGATCTGACCGGATTGCTGAACCGCCGAGCCCTAATAGCCCATCTCGATGAGCGGCTCGCCGGTGGCCGGCGCGGCCCGGTGACGCTGCTATTCCTGGATCTCGATCGACTCAAAGCGGTCAACGACTACCTGGGGCACAATGCCGGTGACCGGCTGATCGAAGTCTTCGCCGACCGGCTGCGCCAGGCAGCCGGAGACCCGGCGATCATTGCCCGTTTCGGCGGAGACGAGTTCGTCGTGGTGCCCGCTGCACCGATATCGGTCGATGCCGCAGAGGCGTTCGCCCATCGCTTGCAGGCGCGGCTGGAAAAGCACGTGGTGATCGACGGTGAGACGCTTACCCGCACGGTCAGCATCGGTGTCGCCAACGGCATTCCGGGACGTGACAGCACGTCGGATCTGCTTCGCTGGGCCGATCACGCGGCGCTGGCGGCGAAAGCCGGCGGCGGCGGCAAGGTCGTGGTTCTCAGCCACGAAATCAGCGCAAGGCACGTGCTACAAACCGACGTTGAACTGCACCTGGAAGGGATGACCGAGTCTGATCTGGTACTGCACTACCTTCCCGAGGTAGACATGCGTACCGGCAGAATCCTGGGCGCCGAGGCGCTGGTGCGCTGGCAACACCCGACGCGGGGATTGCTGTTTCCTGACTCATTCATCCGGGTGGCCGAATCCATCAATCTCGCGGGCAAGCTGGGCCGGATGGTGATGCGCTTGGCGTGCGCGGAGTTCAGTCAATGGCGCACAGCGTCTGTGGGGTGTAATGCGTTGTTGCGCATCAATGTCTCGCCAGTGCAGCTAGTCGCCGAGGGTTTTGTCGATACGGTGGCCGGCACCCTCGATCAGTTCGGTCTCGATAGCGATCTGGTGTGTCTGGAGATCACCGAAAGTGCGGTGGTCCAAGACATCGAACCCACCCGAAGGACACTTGCCGGGCTCAAGGAGGTCGGCGTGCATTTGGCCATCGACGACTTCGGCACCGGCTACAGCGTGCTGACCCATCTGAAATCCCTGCCGGTGGACACCATCAAAATCGATAGGGGGTTCGTCACCGAACTGGGCAGCAATGCAAGTGATCTGGCGATCATCCGGGCAATCATGGCGCTAGCCAAGGAGTTTGAACTCGAAGTCGTCGCCGAGGGCGTCGAGACCGCCGCTTCGGCGCAGGAGTTGCTGGCGTTGGGCTGCTACCGCGCGCAAGGATTTCTGTTCTCGCGTCCCGTCGACGGCGCGGCGATGAAATCGTTGCTGGGCAAAGGCGTGATACCCGTGGCGCGTCCTTTGGGATAA
- a CDS encoding Rv1355c family protein, giving the protein MNLPAQILAPDDPADAAVLQRLRADPNIGFIDHRELQLRELLKLRPAPDPELVAEPGRWVYYPWRRAVVAVLGPRGFRTVRLDRNRNCITAEEQTRLGSLRIGVAGLSVGHVIAHTLAAQGMCGQLRLADFDRLELSNLNRVPATVFDLGLNKAEAAARRIAELDPYLTVRVFDAGLTVDTVDEFLDRLDIVVEECDSLHMKAVLREGARSRGIPVLMATSDRGLVDVERFDLDPRRPILHGLLGELDIGLLPGMSSREKVPHILRHLEPERLSPRFAASLVEIDRSISTWPQLAGDVSLGATALAEAVRRIGLGEELRSGRTRVDVGGALDQLAEPDMAQQRTAEPTQCSEPALSGIAGIIAAAAIRAPSGGNLQPWHIEAGPEAITIRIAPEHTDSLDVGFRGSAVAVGAALFNAKVAAAAHGVLGPVSIAEDIDGSPLRATLRLGDGKNPGLAAVYGPMLARETNRHHGKPNAVSAETTDVLHAAVEAEGARLYLLTARDDITWAATILAAADRTRYLTPRLHAEMISELRWPGDPFPDTGIDVCSLEMGHDRLAELDLVRRTDVMEHLAQWNAGSELGQDTYDRIVASSALAVVSVPGRALPDYARGGSAVEAVWIAAQQRGFAVQPVSPVFLYAHDVDERQALSAQFADELGRLRSDFHSLTGIPADDALVLVLRLATTRPASARSRRSFDRVRLLSG; this is encoded by the coding sequence ATGAACCTGCCTGCACAAATTCTGGCCCCCGACGACCCCGCTGATGCCGCGGTGCTGCAGCGGCTCCGTGCCGATCCCAATATCGGCTTTATCGATCATCGTGAACTACAACTGCGGGAGTTGCTCAAATTGCGGCCGGCGCCGGATCCGGAGTTGGTCGCAGAACCGGGCCGGTGGGTATATTACCCGTGGCGGCGGGCGGTAGTAGCGGTCTTGGGCCCCCGCGGTTTTCGAACGGTGCGACTGGACCGCAACCGCAATTGCATTACCGCCGAAGAACAGACTCGGTTGGGCTCGCTGCGCATCGGTGTCGCTGGGCTGAGTGTGGGGCATGTGATCGCCCACACGCTGGCCGCCCAGGGCATGTGTGGGCAGTTGCGGTTGGCCGATTTCGATCGCCTGGAGCTATCTAACCTGAACCGGGTGCCGGCCACGGTGTTCGACCTCGGACTCAATAAAGCCGAGGCGGCCGCGCGCCGCATCGCCGAGCTGGACCCGTATCTGACGGTGCGAGTGTTTGACGCTGGCCTGACGGTTGACACCGTCGATGAGTTCCTGGACCGGTTGGACATCGTTGTAGAGGAATGCGATTCACTGCACATGAAGGCTGTCCTGAGGGAGGGCGCCCGCAGCCGCGGGATTCCGGTTCTGATGGCGACCAGTGACCGCGGCCTGGTCGATGTTGAGCGGTTTGACTTGGACCCGCGGCGTCCGATTCTGCATGGTCTGCTCGGCGAACTCGACATCGGGTTGCTACCGGGGATGAGCAGCCGCGAAAAGGTTCCGCATATCCTGCGCCACTTGGAGCCAGAGCGGTTGTCGCCGCGCTTCGCGGCGTCGTTGGTCGAGATCGATCGCTCGATATCGACGTGGCCCCAATTGGCCGGGGATGTGTCGTTGGGGGCTACGGCGCTGGCCGAGGCGGTGCGCCGCATCGGTCTCGGGGAGGAGCTGCGCTCGGGACGTACCCGTGTTGACGTCGGCGGGGCACTCGATCAGCTAGCCGAGCCGGACATGGCCCAGCAGCGTACCGCAGAGCCGACTCAGTGTTCAGAGCCAGCGCTGTCTGGGATTGCGGGGATTATCGCCGCTGCCGCGATCCGCGCACCGTCGGGGGGAAACCTGCAGCCTTGGCACATCGAAGCCGGCCCTGAAGCCATCACGATACGGATCGCGCCGGAACACACCGACAGTCTCGATGTCGGTTTCCGCGGCAGTGCCGTCGCGGTGGGTGCAGCGTTGTTCAACGCCAAGGTTGCCGCCGCGGCCCATGGGGTACTCGGACCGGTCAGCATTGCCGAAGATATTGACGGCTCGCCGCTGCGGGCCACCTTGAGGCTGGGTGACGGGAAAAACCCCGGCCTGGCGGCCGTTTATGGGCCGATGCTGGCCCGCGAGACCAACCGCCACCACGGCAAGCCCAACGCGGTCTCGGCCGAAACGACTGACGTGCTGCACGCGGCCGTGGAAGCCGAAGGTGCGCGGCTGTACCTATTGACCGCGCGAGACGATATCACCTGGGCGGCAACGATTCTGGCCGCTGCCGACCGTACACGATACCTGACGCCACGGCTGCATGCGGAGATGATTTCGGAGCTACGCTGGCCGGGAGATCCGTTTCCGGACACCGGCATTGACGTGTGCAGCCTCGAAATGGGCCATGATCGACTTGCCGAGTTGGACCTGGTTCGTCGTACGGACGTGATGGAACATCTAGCGCAGTGGAACGCCGGATCCGAGCTGGGTCAGGACACCTACGACCGCATCGTCGCCAGCTCGGCGCTGGCCGTGGTCTCGGTGCCAGGGCGCGCGCTACCGGACTATGCCCGCGGTGGATCGGCTGTCGAGGCGGTGTGGATCGCCGCGCAACAGCGCGGGTTTGCTGTGCAGCCGGTTTCGCCGGTATTCCTCTACGCTCACGATGTCGACGAGCGGCAGGCATTGTCTGCACAATTTGCCGACGAATTGGGCCGGCTGCGCAGCGACTTCCACAGTCTGACAGGCATCCCGGCCGATGATGCCCTTGTGTTGGTGTTGCGACTGGCTACCACGCGGCCGGCGTCGGCGCGGAGCCGCCGGAGCTTTGACCGCGTCCGGTTGCTGTCGGGGTGA